In Nostoc sp. CENA543, a single genomic region encodes these proteins:
- a CDS encoding sensor histidine kinase KdpD: protein MNSLILADLFANLNILVLERVDTSSFKIISSIPSWFRRFCTRNFTYGMNISIPQEVFSFLENFLIDAEEFWQNQSDGKLSSGLWSQRNLIGEEEELEAHSLCMDHQKILLIELAKDKFQDKHHFLQIARENHLSYQQLIKENQKKEVLVHCIIHDIAGQLNAINCCLALLELENLTSKGKVYLDVATKQSIKQEMLIRDILDAFSADINSLDNFITDDLEIAPDILLSVQETIELFASTFTLNNKLLKLDENIDITENWQVVGEQSRLDRIIANFIENAYRHSPPASTVTIGLQAEQETILLTVDDEGDGVPAMMVGKLFQKFSQGQYKSGRAGIGLYFCRITIERWGGSIGYLPRPEGGSRFWFRLPKPKRR from the coding sequence ATGAATAGCTTGATACTAGCTGACTTATTTGCAAATTTAAACATTTTAGTTTTAGAAAGAGTTGATACTAGCTCGTTCAAGATTATTAGCAGTATACCTAGTTGGTTTAGAAGATTTTGCACCCGTAACTTTACGTATGGTATGAATATTTCAATTCCCCAAGAAGTGTTTTCTTTTCTAGAAAATTTTTTAATTGATGCAGAAGAGTTTTGGCAGAATCAAAGTGATGGTAAATTATCTTCTGGACTATGGAGTCAAAGAAATTTAATAGGTGAAGAAGAAGAACTAGAAGCCCATAGTCTTTGTATGGATCACCAAAAAATATTATTAATTGAATTAGCTAAAGATAAATTCCAAGATAAGCATCATTTCCTGCAAATTGCTAGAGAAAATCACTTAAGTTATCAACAACTAATTAAGGAAAATCAAAAAAAAGAAGTATTAGTACATTGTATAATTCATGATATAGCCGGGCAACTAAATGCAATTAATTGCTGTTTAGCCCTACTAGAATTAGAAAATTTAACATCGAAAGGTAAAGTATATTTAGATGTAGCGACTAAGCAATCTATTAAGCAAGAAATGTTGATCCGAGATATTTTAGACGCTTTTTCTGCTGATATTAATTCTTTAGATAATTTTATAACTGATGATTTAGAAATAGCACCGGACATTTTATTATCGGTGCAAGAGACAATAGAACTTTTTGCTTCTACATTTACATTGAATAATAAACTACTAAAGCTGGATGAAAATATCGACATCACAGAAAATTGGCAAGTAGTAGGTGAACAGTCACGCTTAGATAGAATAATTGCGAATTTTATAGAAAATGCCTACCGTCACAGTCCACCAGCATCTACGGTAACAATTGGCTTACAAGCAGAGCAAGAGACTATTCTCCTCACCGTAGATGATGAGGGTGATGGTGTTCCAGCTATGATGGTAGGGAAGTTATTTCAAAAGTTTTCTCAAGGACAATATAAATCGGGTAGAGCAGGAATTGGTCTATATTTTTGCCGTATCACTATTGAGCGTTGGGGTGGCAGTATTGGTTATTTACCTCGTCCCGAAGGAGGTTCTAGGTTTTGGTTCAGGTTGCCAAAACCAAAGAGAAGATAG
- a CDS encoding transposase: protein MNRAKLEEFRQAAYNYLGRAHDATFELMDAILLTRNAYSLADLSLSPAFRRKWSSIYEALQDSRPQRQKLMQLYIKQMPHQGRPLLAGDHTAWPRPDAVTLQERTIEHSSVSMGGDKPITIGQGL from the coding sequence ATGAACCGTGCCAAATTAGAGGAATTTCGTCAAGCAGCGTATAACTATCTAGGTAGAGCGCATGATGCAACATTTGAACTGATGGATGCAATATTGCTAACTCGGAACGCTTACAGTTTGGCAGATTTATCACTATCACCAGCATTTAGACGCAAGTGGTCAAGTATTTATGAAGCGTTACAAGATAGCAGGCCACAGCGACAAAAATTGATGCAGTTATACATCAAACAGATGCCACACCAGGGTCGTCCGTTGTTGGCTGGCGACCATACAGCTTGGCCAAGGCCAGATGCGGTAACGCTACAGGAAAGGACAATTGAACACAGCAGTGTCTCAATGGGAGGTGACAAACCAATCACCATTGGTCAGGGGCTATAG
- a CDS encoding ABC transporter ATP-binding protein produces MPKASLWGVLVYFWRDIRPHYGLLLLSAIALVADVGLRVLEPWPLKFVFDYVLLRGDKLNTLPVIARLEPITLLTFSAVAVLIITGLRAFAAYGSTVGLATVSSRVMAKVRNRLYCHLQDLSLAYHTKARSGDLIIRVSSDASRLQEIMITAALPLLVSILSLVGMIGVMFWMNLSLTFLSLITLPLFWLVTNRLSRRIKDSSLKQRQQEGAVAATAAESIAAIKLVKALSLQDAFAQVFAQLNHRSLQESVKTQRLAAHLERTVDGVIALGTAIVLWYGSWLALRDALTPGDVLIFLTYLKNAFKPVQNFAKYTGRLAKAAASSERILDVLNQQPEIRDLPNAIPAPIFRGAIRFDHVHFGYESGQGILQDINLDIAPGQKVAIVGTSGGGKSTLVSLLLRLYEPTSGRIMIDGWDIREYTLASLRPQISVVLQDSLLFAASIRENIAYGVAGVSDAEIEAAARLAHAHDFIQALPQGYDTLVGERGATLSGGQRQRIAIARAAIRQAPILILDEPTTGLDKVNEKAVIDALQRLSRNKTTFVITHDLDFATRADVIVYLEHGRVVEQGSHRELMHKNGRYAALYEVQASLRV; encoded by the coding sequence ATGCCAAAAGCAAGTTTGTGGGGAGTGTTGGTTTATTTCTGGCGTGATATTCGTCCCCATTATGGACTACTTTTGCTTTCTGCGATCGCTTTAGTTGCGGATGTGGGCTTGCGGGTGTTAGAACCTTGGCCTTTAAAGTTTGTCTTTGATTATGTTCTCCTGCGCGGTGATAAGTTAAATACTCTACCTGTAATTGCGCGTCTCGAACCTATCACATTACTGACATTCTCCGCCGTTGCTGTCTTAATAATTACGGGCTTACGCGCCTTTGCCGCCTATGGTAGTACCGTGGGACTCGCTACAGTCAGTAGCCGAGTCATGGCAAAAGTTCGTAATCGTTTATACTGTCACCTCCAAGATTTATCTTTGGCTTACCACACCAAAGCCCGTAGCGGTGATTTAATTATCCGTGTTAGTAGTGATGCTAGCCGTCTCCAAGAAATTATGATTACGGCAGCATTACCCCTATTAGTCAGCATTCTTTCTCTTGTGGGGATGATTGGGGTAATGTTTTGGATGAATCTTAGCCTAACTTTCCTGTCATTGATCACACTCCCGTTATTTTGGCTCGTAACAAACCGACTCAGCCGACGCATTAAAGACTCCTCACTCAAGCAACGTCAACAGGAAGGGGCTGTGGCGGCGACGGCTGCGGAATCAATTGCAGCCATTAAGTTAGTCAAAGCTTTGTCTCTACAGGATGCTTTTGCACAGGTGTTTGCTCAATTAAATCACCGCAGTCTTCAAGAAAGTGTCAAAACTCAACGCCTAGCGGCTCACTTGGAACGTACTGTAGACGGGGTAATTGCCTTGGGAACTGCGATCGTTTTATGGTACGGCTCTTGGCTGGCTCTAAGAGATGCCTTAACCCCTGGGGATGTACTCATATTCCTTACCTACCTGAAGAACGCCTTTAAGCCGGTGCAGAACTTCGCTAAGTACACCGGAAGGCTTGCTAAAGCTGCGGCTTCTAGCGAACGTATTTTAGATGTATTAAATCAACAACCAGAGATACGGGATTTACCAAATGCTATCCCTGCGCCGATTTTCCGAGGAGCAATCCGTTTTGATCATGTCCACTTTGGTTATGAATCAGGACAAGGGATACTGCAAGATATTAATTTAGATATTGCACCAGGACAAAAAGTCGCAATTGTCGGGACTTCTGGCGGTGGAAAATCTACGTTAGTCAGTCTTTTATTACGGCTGTATGAGCCTACCTCTGGGCGCATCATGATTGATGGGTGGGATATTCGAGAATATACATTGGCTTCATTACGTCCCCAAATTAGTGTAGTTTTGCAAGATAGTCTGTTATTTGCTGCCAGTATCCGCGAAAACATTGCTTACGGGGTGGCTGGGGTGTCTGATGCGGAAATCGAAGCGGCGGCGCGTTTGGCTCATGCTCATGATTTTATCCAAGCTTTACCCCAAGGATACGATACCCTGGTGGGGGAAAGAGGGGCGACGCTTTCGGGGGGACAACGACAACGAATTGCGATCGCTCGTGCTGCTATTCGTCAAGCTCCTATTCTGATTTTAGATGAGCCGACTACGGGGCTAGATAAGGTAAATGAGAAGGCTGTGATTGATGCGCTACAACGTTTGTCACGGAATAAGACAACTTTTGTGATTACTCATGATCTGGATTTTGCTACTCGTGCAGATGTGATTGTCTATCTGGAACATGGGCGGGTTGTTGAACAGGGTTCTCATCGGGAGTTGATGCACAAAAATGGGCGGTATGCGGCTTTGTATGAGGTGCAGGCTTCTTTGAGGGTTTAG
- a CDS encoding Rab family GTPase — translation MMQKKICLVGAFATGKTSLVTRFVHSIFSEKYYTTVGVKIEKKSISIHNNTLNFIIWDLYGEDEFQKVRMSYLRGSSGYVLVVDGTRKNTLEKALELQKKVEETLGKLPFILVLNKWDMSNEWEIEDTEIEAVIQKGWTAIKTSAKSGQGVEEIFQNLANKIITNRC, via the coding sequence ATGATGCAAAAAAAAATTTGTCTTGTAGGAGCATTTGCTACAGGTAAAACTAGTTTAGTGACACGATTTGTTCATAGTATTTTTTCTGAGAAATACTATACTACAGTTGGTGTTAAAATCGAGAAAAAAAGTATAAGTATTCATAACAATACGCTAAACTTTATTATTTGGGATCTTTATGGTGAAGATGAATTTCAAAAAGTCAGAATGTCCTATCTTAGAGGTTCATCAGGGTATGTATTAGTAGTAGATGGAACACGTAAAAATACTTTGGAAAAAGCCTTGGAATTGCAAAAAAAAGTAGAAGAAACCCTGGGTAAACTACCCTTTATTTTAGTTCTGAATAAATGGGATATGAGCAATGAATGGGAAATAGAAGATACAGAGATAGAAGCAGTTATCCAAAAAGGTTGGACTGCAATTAAAACTAGTGCTAAAAGTGGACAAGGTGTAGAAGAAATATTTCAAAATCTTGCTAATAAAATCATCACAAATAGATGCTAG
- a CDS encoding ferredoxin family protein, whose product MPHTIVTDVCEGVADCVGACPVACIHEGPGKNIKGTDWYWIDFSTCIDCGICVQVCPVAEAIISEERPDLQKTP is encoded by the coding sequence ATGCCACATACTATTGTTACTGATGTCTGTGAAGGTGTCGCTGACTGCGTAGGTGCTTGTCCAGTTGCTTGTATTCATGAAGGCCCTGGTAAAAATATCAAGGGAACTGATTGGTACTGGATTGATTTTTCCACCTGTATTGATTGTGGCATCTGCGTTCAAGTATGCCCTGTAGCTGAGGCGATTATCTCAGAAGAAAGACCTGATTTACAAAAAACTCCTTAA
- a CDS encoding glycosyltransferase family 4 protein has translation MRVAYVCADAGIPVFGQKGCSIHVQEVMRGLKGQGVRVDLFATRLGGKLPTDLSDVVVHQLPPVPKLERGMREQVALGMNPDLRLSLEKSAPFDLVYERYSLWSYGAMELAQDMGVPGLLEVNSPLILEQAQHRGLIDRDGAEAVARRVFSAATALIAVSEAVKSYLMNYVDESKIYVIPNGVNPRRFSSLAAVSQSDDFTVGFVGSLKPWHGLPILTEAFSLLHQRVPQAKLLIVGDGPERENLEAELAARGLDTHTQFTGAVNPEAVPQLLAAMTVAVAPYAAQSDFYFSPLKVYEYMAAGLPVVVSQIGQLTDLIEHGVNGMLCPPGDAIAVAETLEILWRSPHLRHNLGKAARNTVITHHTWDAIAHQIIEIAGLDSPLLMEVKP, from the coding sequence GTGAGAGTTGCTTATGTTTGTGCTGATGCGGGGATTCCTGTTTTTGGGCAGAAGGGTTGTTCTATTCATGTGCAGGAGGTGATGCGGGGTTTAAAGGGGCAAGGTGTACGGGTGGATTTGTTTGCTACTCGGTTGGGGGGAAAGTTACCGACGGATTTGAGTGATGTGGTGGTGCATCAACTTCCACCTGTTCCTAAGTTGGAACGGGGGATGCGTGAGCAGGTGGCTTTGGGGATGAATCCTGATTTACGTTTAAGTTTGGAGAAGTCTGCACCTTTTGATTTGGTTTATGAGCGTTATTCTCTCTGGAGTTATGGGGCGATGGAATTGGCTCAGGATATGGGTGTTCCTGGGTTGTTGGAGGTAAATTCACCTTTAATTTTAGAACAGGCACAGCATCGGGGTTTGATTGATCGAGATGGGGCGGAAGCGGTGGCGCGTCGGGTGTTTTCTGCTGCTACCGCTTTGATTGCGGTTTCTGAGGCGGTGAAAAGTTACTTGATGAATTATGTGGATGAGAGCAAAATTTATGTCATCCCTAATGGTGTCAATCCTCGTCGGTTTTCTAGTCTGGCTGCGGTAAGTCAATCAGATGATTTTACGGTGGGATTTGTCGGGAGTTTAAAGCCTTGGCATGGATTGCCCATTCTGACGGAGGCTTTTAGTTTACTACATCAACGTGTTCCCCAGGCTAAGTTGTTAATTGTGGGTGATGGCCCGGAACGGGAAAATCTAGAGGCGGAATTAGCTGCACGGGGATTAGATACTCACACTCAATTCACAGGTGCGGTAAATCCTGAAGCAGTACCGCAATTATTAGCCGCAATGACTGTGGCTGTCGCACCCTACGCCGCCCAATCAGATTTTTATTTCTCGCCGTTGAAGGTGTATGAATATATGGCGGCTGGTTTACCTGTGGTTGTTAGTCAGATTGGACAATTAACTGATTTAATTGAGCATGGGGTGAATGGTATGCTCTGCCCTCCTGGTGATGCGATCGCTGTAGCTGAGACATTAGAAATATTATGGCGATCGCCTCATCTCCGGCATAATTTAGGAAAAGCTGCACGAAACACGGTCATTACTCATCATACTTGGGATGCGATCGCTCACCAAATTATCGAAATAGCTGGTTTAGATTCTCCATTACTCATGGAGGTGAAACCCTAA
- a CDS encoding glycosyltransferase family protein produces MNNFLPQSGETTRTSASVVFAQNNNLSIHTRKWRIALYSHDTMGLGHKRRNLLIAQTLGASPLQTDILMISGIQDASNVPKPPGVDYLTLPALHKNVEGQYQARRLDLSLQEIITLRSQVILTTIKTFKPDILIVDNVPRGAVRELDPTLEYLRNQGKTHSILGLRDILDEPAAVRRDWKRAGNEDAIQNYYDQVWVYGDRNIYDLTKEYRFQPKTIAKFRYIGYLDQRHRLKHLDLDSVQAFKSLNLPSERLVLCLVGGGQDGAKLAETFAHAELPPGMNGMILTGPFMPRAIRQKLQNYAAERQNLRILEYLVEPTLLINQAERVIAMGGYNTTCELLSFGKRSLILPRVKPRKEQLIRAEKLNSLGLIDFLHPDNLTPAALTNWLQLDIEPPPVRKFVDLKGLTRIPQLINEILISSHQEPPQAKAS; encoded by the coding sequence ATGAACAACTTTTTACCCCAATCTGGAGAAACAACCAGAACATCGGCTAGTGTCGTGTTTGCACAGAATAATAATTTATCTATTCATACACGTAAGTGGCGCATTGCTTTATATTCCCACGACACAATGGGGTTAGGACACAAACGTCGTAATTTATTGATTGCTCAAACTTTAGGAGCTTCACCCCTGCAAACAGATATCTTAATGATTAGTGGTATTCAAGATGCGAGTAATGTACCCAAGCCTCCAGGGGTAGATTATTTGACTCTTCCGGCTTTGCATAAAAATGTTGAAGGGCAATATCAGGCCAGAAGATTAGATTTATCATTGCAGGAAATTATTACCCTACGATCGCAAGTCATCCTGACTACTATCAAAACCTTTAAACCTGATATTTTGATTGTAGATAATGTGCCACGTGGCGCAGTCAGAGAATTAGACCCCACCTTAGAATATTTACGTAATCAAGGCAAGACCCATAGTATTCTAGGTTTACGGGATATTTTAGATGAACCTGCGGCTGTGCGTCGAGATTGGAAGCGGGCAGGTAATGAAGACGCAATTCAAAACTATTATGATCAGGTTTGGGTGTATGGCGATCGCAATATTTATGATTTAACCAAAGAATATCGCTTCCAACCCAAAACTATCGCCAAGTTCCGCTACATTGGCTATCTAGACCAACGCCACCGCCTGAAACATCTCGATTTAGACAGTGTACAAGCATTTAAATCACTCAATTTGCCTTCTGAAAGATTGGTATTATGCTTAGTCGGTGGTGGACAAGACGGCGCAAAGTTAGCAGAAACCTTTGCTCATGCTGAATTACCACCAGGGATGAACGGTATGATCTTAACAGGGCCGTTTATGCCGCGAGCAATACGGCAAAAGCTGCAAAATTACGCAGCAGAGCGTCAAAACTTACGCATATTGGAATATTTAGTAGAACCAACATTATTAATCAATCAAGCCGAACGCGTGATTGCAATGGGTGGTTACAATACGACTTGTGAATTGTTGTCATTTGGTAAGCGATCGCTTATTCTACCCCGCGTTAAACCCCGCAAAGAACAATTAATTCGGGCGGAAAAATTAAACTCACTAGGCTTAATTGATTTCCTACACCCCGATAATTTAACACCGGCTGCATTAACCAACTGGTTACAGCTTGACATTGAACCACCACCAGTCCGTAAATTCGTTGATCTCAAAGGACTAACTCGTATTCCTCAATTGATCAATGAAATTCTCATATCTTCTCATCAAGAACCGCCACAAGCAAAAGCTTCTTGA
- a CDS encoding transposase, whose protein sequence is MNTAVSQWEVTNQSPLVRGYSTIAWIPESSGSWALPLRHERITSWESPIQKAAWQLQQVCENLPTRPISVWDSEYGCAPFVLKTSNIKADILVRLRSNLCLWGAPPPYSGKGRPRKHGDKFKLNDASTWTQAIQTIEVNHPKLGRIKVSLWSNFHFRKAATRPMSLIRVERLDELGNLRVSKPLWLAWLGEQMPPLEEVWQLYLRRFTVDHWYRFLKQRLHWTLPKLRTPKQCERWSDLMPIMTWELWLARDIVADNPLPWQKLLVSLTPGRVAQAMGSILATIGTPARPPKPRGKSPGWKTGQPRQRRIRYPVVRKTTTKPRKQQSESA, encoded by the coding sequence TTGAACACAGCAGTGTCTCAATGGGAGGTGACAAACCAATCACCATTGGTCAGGGGCTATAGCACCATTGCTTGGATACCGGAGAGTTCGGGCAGTTGGGCATTACCATTGAGACACGAGCGAATTACCAGTTGGGAAAGCCCAATCCAGAAAGCAGCATGGCAATTACAACAAGTTTGTGAAAATTTACCTACCAGACCAATTTCGGTTTGGGATAGTGAGTACGGGTGCGCTCCTTTCGTTTTGAAGACGAGTAATATTAAAGCAGACATTTTGGTACGTTTGCGTTCAAATCTTTGTTTATGGGGCGCACCACCACCATATTCTGGCAAGGGACGACCGAGAAAACATGGTGATAAATTTAAGTTGAATGATGCTTCGACATGGACTCAAGCCATTCAAACTATAGAAGTAAATCATCCAAAACTAGGACGTATCAAGGTGAGCTTGTGGTCAAATTTTCATTTTCGGAAAGCCGCTACACGTCCGATGTCCTTGATTCGGGTTGAGCGTCTTGATGAGCTTGGCAACTTGCGGGTGTCAAAACCTTTGTGGTTGGCTTGGCTGGGAGAACAAATGCCGCCTTTAGAAGAAGTTTGGCAACTCTACTTGCGGCGTTTTACTGTTGACCACTGGTATCGCTTTTTGAAGCAACGCTTACACTGGACTCTTCCCAAGCTACGTACCCCTAAGCAATGTGAGCGTTGGAGTGACTTAATGCCCATCATGACTTGGGAATTGTGGTTAGCCCGTGATATCGTTGCAGACAACCCTTTACCTTGGCAAAAGTTATTAGTTAGTTTGACTCCAGGTAGGGTTGCTCAGGCGATGGGAAGTATTTTAGCGACGATTGGTACTCCTGCCCGTCCGCCCAAACCTCGCGGAAAGTCCCCTGGCTGGAAGACTGGACAACCCCGACAACGTAGAATTCGCTATCCTGTTGTTAGAAAAACTACAACTAAGCCACGTAAGCAACAATCAGAATCTGCTTAA
- a CDS encoding OmpA family protein has translation MNDYSPKPRQKAKADSISNGQISRTNSLNQESKSSDELTTLRSLLLGLEPHQLTKLYERLDNPQVLPEDISRLLPEAVVLRSKQDQQLAESMVTTVETAIQTSIKQDENVLSEAFFPIIGKATRKAVASFIDQMMQSLNQALEYSLSLESFQWRLEAKRTGKSFAEIVLLRTLVYRVEQIFLIHKQTGLLLQHLVAKQVPIQDPDLVAAMLTAIRDFVQDSFSVKQQDGLQSLQFGDLTIWIEEGGQAVLAGIIRGNPPQQLRLVFQAAIEKIHLKLGQEMHEFAGEIEAFQASQTYLEECLTVQSKSAPSKNYKYAWTFLSIVAIASSIWGFFALREHLRWQNYLQKLSSQPGIIIINTKNHNGKHFILGMRDPLAIDPNTLIPNTNLKPQTVISHWQSYLSLDPQILTKRAEKLLQPPKTVSLKVDSNGVLQASGYAPHQWITEKKQAWRYIPGITQFQDQNLLASELKEIALYQQQIEETSLLFFEDTTNLTAGEVDKLKDLISAIEKLNKAAQSLNKNIQIQIRGHTDTSGSEQYNISLSQSRAQKILNYLQQQGISQSKLQIVAVGASIPLQPEVNTEAKKLNRRVSFKISINNGKN, from the coding sequence ATGAATGACTATTCCCCGAAACCAAGACAGAAAGCTAAGGCTGACAGCATCAGCAACGGCCAAATTTCTCGTACAAATTCCTTAAATCAGGAATCAAAATCTAGCGATGAATTGACTACTCTTCGTAGTTTACTGCTTGGTCTAGAACCACATCAACTTACAAAACTCTACGAGCGATTAGACAACCCGCAAGTTTTACCAGAAGATATCAGTCGGTTACTTCCCGAAGCTGTGGTCTTGCGTTCCAAGCAAGATCAACAGCTAGCAGAATCAATGGTGACGACCGTTGAGACTGCTATTCAAACTTCTATTAAACAAGACGAAAATGTACTTTCGGAAGCATTTTTCCCGATTATAGGTAAAGCCACACGCAAAGCTGTGGCATCATTTATCGACCAAATGATGCAATCACTTAATCAAGCTCTAGAATACAGTTTATCTCTAGAAAGTTTTCAATGGAGGTTAGAAGCAAAACGCACTGGTAAATCATTTGCAGAAATTGTGTTGCTACGTACCTTAGTGTACAGGGTCGAGCAAATATTTCTCATTCATAAACAAACTGGGTTATTGCTACAACATTTAGTCGCCAAGCAAGTTCCCATTCAAGACCCAGATTTAGTGGCAGCGATGCTGACTGCAATTCGAGATTTTGTCCAAGATTCTTTTAGTGTCAAGCAGCAAGACGGACTTCAAAGTTTGCAGTTCGGAGACTTGACAATCTGGATAGAAGAGGGTGGACAAGCCGTATTAGCTGGAATCATTCGGGGAAATCCTCCCCAACAATTAAGGCTAGTTTTTCAAGCTGCTATTGAAAAAATTCATCTGAAACTAGGCCAAGAAATGCACGAATTTGCTGGAGAAATAGAAGCATTTCAAGCCAGCCAAACCTATTTAGAAGAATGTTTAACCGTCCAGAGTAAATCTGCACCGTCAAAAAATTACAAATATGCCTGGACGTTTTTAAGTATAGTGGCGATCGCTAGCAGTATTTGGGGATTTTTTGCCCTTAGAGAACATCTACGATGGCAAAATTATCTTCAAAAACTTAGTTCCCAGCCAGGCATCATCATTATTAACACTAAAAACCACAACGGTAAGCATTTCATCTTAGGAATGCGTGACCCGTTAGCAATAGATCCCAATACCCTCATCCCCAACACAAACCTCAAGCCTCAAACAGTCATTAGCCATTGGCAATCTTACTTATCTTTAGACCCACAAATATTAACCAAAAGAGCCGAAAAACTTCTCCAACCTCCCAAAACTGTCTCGCTCAAAGTTGATAGTAATGGAGTTCTTCAAGCCAGTGGTTATGCACCACATCAATGGATTACAGAAAAGAAACAAGCCTGGCGTTACATACCAGGAATTACCCAATTTCAAGATCAAAATTTGCTGGCTAGTGAACTTAAAGAAATAGCTTTATATCAACAGCAAATCGAAGAAACTTCTTTACTATTTTTTGAAGATACAACTAACCTGACAGCAGGCGAAGTAGATAAACTCAAAGATTTAATTTCAGCCATAGAAAAGCTGAACAAGGCGGCTCAAAGTTTAAATAAAAATATTCAGATTCAAATTCGTGGGCATACTGACACTAGCGGCTCAGAGCAATATAACATATCACTTAGTCAATCCCGCGCTCAAAAGATATTAAATTATCTTCAACAACAGGGAATTAGCCAGAGTAAACTGCAAATTGTTGCTGTTGGTGCCAGTATTCCTCTTCAACCAGAAGTCAACACAGAAGCCAAAAAACTCAACCGTCGTGTATCTTTTAAAATATCGATCAATAATGGCAAAAACTGA
- a CDS encoding glycosyltransferase encodes MSVAYVLKRYPRYSETFVVNEILAHEAAGLDIKIFALRPPADTHFQNIISQVRAPVTYIRKPIQGRVSKSLNSLAPTAASYFWAELQEASQVIPDFWSKLAFAQGEKASTVYQAAWLAREVKLKDITHLHAHFGTVATSVARLASHFAGVPYTFTAHAKDIFHESVEFEDMQRKLKDASRVVTVSDYNLKYLQKAYSLPANQVQRIYNGLDLRQLQYSSPAERPPLILSVSRLIEKKGLSVLIDACAVLQQRNYQFQCQIVGTGGLESTLHQQIQDLGLQSCVQIVGARPQNEVFQLIREAAVFAAPYVIGKDGNRDGLPTVLLEAMALGTPCVSTVVTGIPEVVRDGETGLIVGQYDAEELANALGQLLKDAALRVRLSTQARRLIESEFDICRNTEVLRELFLTQRRKGAKEE; translated from the coding sequence ATGTCTGTCGCTTATGTTCTTAAACGTTATCCTCGTTATTCTGAAACTTTTGTTGTCAATGAAATTTTGGCTCATGAAGCGGCTGGGTTAGATATCAAAATTTTCGCCTTGAGGCCGCCTGCTGATACGCATTTTCAAAATATTATTTCTCAAGTGCGTGCGCCTGTTACTTACATTCGTAAGCCAATTCAAGGTAGAGTTAGTAAATCCCTTAATAGTCTTGCACCTACAGCCGCTAGTTATTTTTGGGCGGAATTACAGGAAGCTAGTCAAGTTATACCTGATTTTTGGTCAAAATTGGCATTTGCTCAAGGGGAAAAAGCTAGCACTGTTTACCAAGCTGCTTGGTTAGCACGAGAAGTCAAGCTTAAAGATATCACCCATTTACACGCTCATTTCGGCACTGTCGCCACTAGTGTAGCTCGTCTAGCATCTCACTTTGCAGGTGTTCCCTATACTTTCACGGCTCATGCTAAAGATATCTTTCATGAAAGTGTGGAATTTGAGGATATGCAGCGTAAGCTCAAGGATGCGTCTAGGGTGGTGACTGTCAGTGACTATAATCTCAAATATCTGCAAAAGGCGTATAGTTTGCCTGCAAATCAAGTTCAACGTATATATAATGGTTTAGACTTGCGACAGTTACAATATTCTTCTCCAGCTGAACGTCCACCGTTAATTCTCTCTGTTAGTCGGTTAATTGAGAAGAAAGGTTTATCTGTTTTAATTGATGCTTGTGCAGTTCTTCAACAGAGAAATTATCAGTTTCAGTGTCAAATTGTTGGTACTGGGGGTTTAGAATCAACTCTGCATCAGCAAATTCAAGATTTAGGATTGCAATCTTGTGTGCAAATTGTCGGTGCGCGTCCGCAAAATGAGGTGTTTCAATTAATACGGGAAGCTGCTGTGTTTGCTGCTCCTTATGTGATTGGTAAAGATGGTAATCGGGATGGTTTACCTACGGTTTTACTGGAGGCGATGGCTTTGGGGACTCCCTGTGTAAGTACGGTGGTGACGGGTATCCCTGAAGTAGTGCGGGATGGGGAGACTGGTTTGATTGTAGGGCAATATGATGCGGAGGAGTTGGCTAATGCTCTTGGGCAACTTCTTAAGGATGCGGCTTTGCGGGTGAGGTTGTCTACTCAGGCTCGGAGGTTGATTGAGTCGGAGTTTGATATTTGTCGTAATACGGAAGTTTTGAGGGAGTTATTTCTCACGCAGAGGCGCAAAGGCGCAAAGGAGGAGTAA